Genomic segment of Arachis stenosperma cultivar V10309 chromosome 4, arast.V10309.gnm1.PFL2, whole genome shotgun sequence:
ctctctctagaaaactacatctaatcctaaaattatgaattatgagagcatattgatgaatggatgcattccctcactttatagcctctaatctgtctTTTCCGGGcaaaaaactgggtcaaaaacagcccagaaattgcccctgCGATTTCTGTTACGTTCAGGTTGCGggcaagtgacgcggaggcgtcgtccacACGTCCGTGCggattgaagttcgcagatgcgacgcggacgcgtcattcacgcgttcgcgtcgcctaacTTCGAGACAGCTAttgcaaattatatatcaaatcgaagccccgaatgttagctttacaacgcaactaaaaccgcgtcgtttggacctctgtagctaaagttatagccgtttgagtgcgaagaggtcaggctggacagcttagcagtttctccaacttcttgtattccttccacttttgcatacttcctttccatcctctgagccattcctgccctgtaatctctgaaatcacttaacacacatatcaagacatcaaatggtaataagaaaggattaatattagcgaatataagtccaaagaaacatgttttcaatcatagcacaaaatcaggaaggaaaacgtaaaaccatgcaaatactatgaataagtgggtaaagagttgataaaatccactcaattaagcacaagataaaccataaaatagtggtttatcaacctccccacacttaaacaatagcatgtcctcatgctaagttcaagagaactaaaagagtgaagaggaatggtacaatgtatgaaatgcaacttatgtatatgaatgcaactacatgcaaaaatgtttctacctacttggttaaaagtaaataagttcttcaagacaaaagtaattcaaattccactaattcaaatcgtacaataaaagacaagtaacttgtaagaagatagctcatgaaagcagggaacatagaatcaagcattgaaccctcactggtagtgtatatcactctaatctctcaagtgtatagggttaatcactctactcttctctaatcatactttctaaaccttgttcttcatctaaccaatcaacaaatatttagcataccaatgcaaacatcatgaggtcttttcagggttgtaatggggctgaggtaaaggtaagggtatatataaggctaagtgagctagtgaagtgaatccttgagtagtctaagatctcacctaacatatacatactctataaaaattttaaaattatacttagcttcccataatttttccaacttttgtattacatgctcatgtatcaaatttatttttgaattttgtcccatgtgcattgattctttttattttgcatttggggtaatattatttttcttctcttttcttttcttctttttttttgtatccccttatttaattacttaatattttttttttcaatgcacatggtaatttaattattttgatttcacatgagcatgcttcccaaattttcaaataacttattcaatttaattccctaTTTTTTcatatcatcccatgttcccataaaattttccacacttaaattatacacaatatctatcttaagctaaccaaggattcaacttgaaatttttattttgtttttctgcttaaggttAGTAATGAAGTTATGAACAGAATAAATGGGAATAAAAAGGCTCaaggtggctaacaagggtgatgtaaaggataggcttatttgggataagtgagctaaaatcaaataatggcctcaatcatatgcaaacatgtaaatatactaaataatggacatatagaatggaacaaagcaaagattgcaattatagagaaggaaacacacaagaatagaaatttatggttaaataatgtaaccatgtaaataagctcaaatctcacgggttgtgtgttctttggctaaaaaaaaatcatgttccaaatacaatttcaaataaatttacacataaaaaattttaatttttaatttaaattagtgaaaattttcaaaaatagggtactagaaagaaacttattatttttcaaccaagtagtacttaaatgcataaaatcaaacaaacatgcaattaaacatgcaaatgcaataatgaacaaacaaggaaaataaaacaatggtgttgagacaagaaagtactaacacatggagatcggtatcgacctctccacacttaaagattgcaccgtcctcggtgcatgctaagatgtgcaagtgAACGGGTTGCttcaactgatgcttttctccaaGGATAGTGCAGATGaacttgtttgtctccccatgtaaacgtcttccggttcccttccgggtggccatcctgaaagaaaaaaaaaagaaaagtaaagtaacccaaaaataaagataagaaaataaatgaagtatggttgggttaatgccaaatgataaaggtctcatttacatggaagcttcaacatgtacgtgagaaaacaatagaagcaCATGGCATACTAGTGGTGCAAAATATGCAACAATGGgaaagagagtgtgggtaatggAAGTATCAGTACAAgctcatgtcaatgcaaatggagtgcaagtatcataaaagattggcattagcagataattaatatcatcccatagtgtaaaacaagttaccaaaataaattcaagaaaagatacaacagttgaataagaaaatttttttaataccaaatggaaaaataaaaaattcagaaaagaaaataaaatatgcacaaaattaaaatgcaatgaatgaaatatgcaaataaattaagtaaaataaaatgaaagataagaagaatgagaagtgaaagaaataaagtaagaaagaaaagatagaagaaattaggattggggaagaaaagataagatatttggctgatcTGGAGAAGCTGTGCGTCGCTtttgacgcggacgcgtgggtcacgcatTCGCGCGGATAGCACTTCTCtgaaatgacgcggacgcgtcatccacgcggtcgcgtggatcgaTCTGTGCCActagcgcgagggcagcctcgcggtcgcgcaactctctgtttgaagCTCATATTGCCAAATAtctggggtgacgcgatcgcgtgcatGCCCTTATTTCcaatatgacgcggacgcgcgtggcacgcgttcgcgtgtggcacgcgttcgcgtgggagggcttgggcttttagcacgagtccagccccattccagcacaactttcggccatgcacctTTTTGACGTCGATTTTCAAGTCACGCTtccgcgtgactgacgcggacgcggtcgcgtggggtcaaattatgctaaaggcgcgcctccagccacgctctcgcgtgactttctgttcgatttcttttcttcccaatgcacttgtgacgcggatgcgtcaacgacgctgccgcgtcgtgtgcgattttttttttaataatgcagtatgcagaatgcaatgctaatatgaatgttatgtaTGATTCCAGgtccaataaaataaaataaagctcaaaaacaaataaaactaaataaaaatgaaaaaggaacgatcataccatggtgggttgtctcccacctagcactagGGGTGTCAAGCGcggaagcccgccccgccccgcctatTCAGGCGGTCCCAAAATCCTAGCCCGCCCCGCCTAATGGCGAGCTGGCGGGTTAGCCcgcctaatttttttttttaataagaacATATCTAATATCTTCtatttaaatcaatataaaTCGGGTTAAGCCTGCctaattaattgttttttttataagaaCATATCTAATATCTTCtatttaaatcaatataaatacaaatattaaatataaatagtcTTCAAAGTATATAAATAGTCTTCAAagtaaataaacataatccaattatccaaaatactcaagtcatgGTTATAAATAGTCCCAtagacaaaataaatatataatccaaagtccaaaaatataattataaatagtcTTCAAAGTAAATTAAACTTAATTCAATACACTtaattttcatcttcatcttcatatAAGTCAATAACATCATTGGAACCAACTCCTGAAGAATAGCCTTCTCCTTTTGCAATATCTTCCTGATCTTTATCTTCCTCtagaaaaaagtaaataaatatattagcaAAATAGTACATAATAATGTTCAAAATCACTCAAGTATGTATGTCATAAATATAATATACCAAAATCATTATATCCACGTATCCAATTTCTGGTGCAAATCACCGTTTCAACATTATCTGACAACAAACGACTTCTATACTTATTCAAAATATGAGAACCCATGCTAAATGCAGATTCTGAAGCCACGGTAGTAATAGGAATGCTCAACAAATCTCGTGCCATTAGTGATAGTGTTGGAAAACGATGATGGTTGTCTTTCCACCATTACAAAACATCAATGATTGCATCATTGCAAAATAATGTTGCCTCACTCAAATAAATATCCAGTTGGTTCTTTCCACTTTTCACTTCAGCTTCTTGATTACGGGACATCAAATCCTTTGCATTACAAACAATATATGAATCAAAAaccatgaaaaataaaaaatacatataatcAAGTAGATAAAAATACTTACACCAACAATTTTAATAAGCTAAGTTCCAATTGCAGAAGATATTGCTTGAGAAAAATTACTTGAAAGTTGGGAAGAACTCTCTAGAGTTGTAGAGGAATTTTGGTCATAAACCTCAAAAAGCTTGTATAACTTACTCTTCACATGCTCCACTTTGTCTTTAGCACTAATAGGATCAATCTCATTATAGCAATGAACTAAAGTGTTGAGTTTAAATCTAGGATCAAGAACTGCCCCAAATGCAAGAACAACACTGTATTCTTCCCAATATTTCTTGAACttaatcataatttttttcCCATATTCCTTATAAGCACTTCATCATTCTTCAAACTATTCATTAAAATCAGCTGGATTTGCCAAACTTGTAAAAAATACAAGTTGGATGTTGGGTAAGAAGTTCCAGACATCAACTTGGTAGTTTCGTAAAATGGTAACAAGAAATCACATATCTTTTCAGTTCTTCTCCACTCATCTGATGAAGGACAATACTCCCTAAACCCAGCTTCTTTTACTTTATACATTTCAAAAGCTTTCTTATAAGGAATAGCACTTGCAAGCATTGCATAAAGTGAATTCCACGTAGTAGGAACATCTAAACATAATGCAGTCGTATACTCAAGTCCCTCAATATCTTCAAAACATTCTTTAAACTTAACCATTCGACTTTCAGATTTTCTTAGAAACTTAATACCCTCTCTAATCTTACACACTGCATCACCACATATTTTCATTCCATCTTGGACAATAAGATTTAAAATATGAGCAGAGCAATGAAATGAAAGAATTCACCACCACACAACAATGAACCATGCACATCCAAAGTACTTTTCAAGTGTTCAACACAAGTATCATTAGAAGAAGCATTATCCAAAGTAATggaaaaaatctttttatcaaCTTTCCACTCAGTCAAAAGCGTAAAGATTTTAGAAGACAATTCAAATCCTGTGTGAGGAGGAGGCATATGACAAAAATTGAGAATTTTACTCTGTAATTTCCAGTTCTCATCAACAAAATGTGCAGTCAAACATATAAACCCCTCATTGGTACTGGAAGTCCAAAGATCATATGTTAAGCAAATTTTATTTGGAATggaaactaaaatttttttaagtttcgCAGCTTCTCTCTTGTGGACTTTCACTATGTCAGCCTTAACCGTATTCCTAGAAGGAAGTTTCAAAGTTGGACTAATATATTTCACCCAATTTCTAAATCTCATATCATCAACCATATTAAAAGGCTTATCCCCAGCAACTACATACCCCGCAAACATATCTCTAGCCACTCCTGAATCAATCTTAAGTGAACCCATTTTAAGTTGCAATTCTGCTATAGTCTGACCAATATCTTCATGCTTAATTTGAGTACAACTATCAAGATGCCGTTTTATAGTAGAAGTGCCATATCGCTTACCTCCAGCTTTAaacactttcttgcatcctttAC
This window contains:
- the LOC130974616 gene encoding zinc finger BED domain-containing protein RICESLEEPER 2-like, yielding MNSETVSNLVTTGVGSKAAPIEVDEPSSKRLRPATSDVWNFFKKLGPDKDGVERAECKGCKKVFKAGGKRYGTSTIKRHLDSCTQIKHEDIGQTIAELQLKMGSLKIDSGVARDMFAGYVVAGDKPFNMVDDMRFRNWVKYISPTLKLPSRNTVKADIVKVHKREAAKLKKILVSIPNKICLTYDLWTSSTNEGFICLTAHFVDENWKLQSKILNFCHMPPPHTGFELSSKIFTLLTEWKVDKKIFSITLDNASSNDTCVEHLKNGMKICGDAVCKIREGIKFLRKSESRMVKFKECFEDIEGLEYTTALCLDVPTTWNSLYAMLASAIPYKKAFEMYKVKEAGFREYCPSSDEWRRTEKICDFLLPFYETTKLMSGTSYPTSNLYFLQVWQIQLILMNSLKNDEVLIRNMGKKL